One region of Hoeflea sp. 108 genomic DNA includes:
- a CDS encoding DMT family transporter, which yields MSYGAILLVVLAAFVHATWNLLAKRASAVGPIFVFAYNVVACVAYLPWVAYLIAEGGIKWSWQGGGFIFLSGLIHLAYSLCLQRGYQKADFSVVYPVARGTGPMLSTVGAVLILGEAPTLQVFVGLIAVVIGIGLIATQADLAAFRKPGGQAGVSWGTATGGLIASYTVVDAYAVKALGIAPVVLDWFSNLLRFFLLAPIVIADPARARAAMRGYWPIAIGVGLLSPLSYILVLTALNLGAPLSVVAPMREMSMMVGAVMGMLLLREKVGPWRFFGCAVLVGGVILLTSA from the coding sequence ATGAGCTATGGCGCGATCCTGCTTGTCGTGCTCGCTGCCTTCGTCCACGCAACATGGAATTTGCTGGCCAAGCGAGCTTCGGCTGTCGGCCCGATCTTCGTATTCGCTTACAACGTCGTCGCCTGCGTCGCTTATTTGCCGTGGGTGGCCTACTTGATCGCCGAGGGGGGAATCAAATGGAGCTGGCAGGGCGGCGGCTTCATCTTTCTCAGCGGCTTGATCCATCTGGCCTACAGCCTTTGCCTTCAGCGGGGATACCAGAAGGCTGATTTTTCCGTCGTCTATCCGGTCGCTCGCGGCACCGGACCGATGCTTTCGACTGTCGGTGCTGTGCTGATCCTCGGAGAAGCGCCGACGCTCCAGGTTTTCGTAGGTCTCATCGCGGTCGTCATCGGCATCGGCCTGATCGCGACCCAGGCTGATCTGGCAGCCTTTCGTAAGCCCGGGGGGCAGGCAGGTGTGAGCTGGGGCACCGCGACCGGCGGATTGATCGCGTCCTACACGGTGGTCGACGCCTATGCCGTGAAGGCGCTCGGGATTGCGCCCGTAGTGCTCGATTGGTTCTCGAATCTGCTGCGCTTCTTTCTCCTCGCGCCCATCGTCATTGCCGACCCGGCGCGAGCGCGAGCTGCGATGCGCGGTTATTGGCCGATCGCCATCGGCGTCGGCCTGCTGTCGCCGCTCTCCTACATTCTTGTCCTGACGGCGCTGAATCTCGGTGCGCCGTTGAGCGTCGTGGCTCCGATGCGTGAGATGTCGATGATGGTCGGCGCCGTAATGGGAATGCTGCTTCTTCGCGAAAAGGTCGGGCCGTGGCGCTTTTTCG
- a CDS encoding DUF1127 domain-containing protein: protein MSPGKFIKLDYLFGLKSFWRALMRWADRANQRRDLAELERDRLDDLGISPEACRRECEKPFWRK from the coding sequence ATGTCTCCCGGTAAGTTCATAAAACTGGATTACCTCTTCGGTTTGAAGTCTTTTTGGCGCGCATTGATGCGATGGGCTGATCGCGCCAATCAGCGAAGAGATCTGGCCGAGCTTGAGCGTGATCGCTTGGACGATCTCGGCATCTCCCCGGAAGCGTGCAGACGCGAATGCGAGAAGCCATTCTGGAGGAAGTAG
- a CDS encoding LysR substrate-binding domain-containing protein produces MARRLPSLNSLRAFEAAGRLGLMKLAAEELHVTHSAISRQIQLLEATLDVRLFEGPKHAPKLTDTGRTLLPALSAAFDQMDAAVRLVADTEEGHLDVSCLGTFLMKWLIPRLHRFRQSHPAINIRVSTADTQVDFARDSFDVAVRVGAGPWPSEADVVPLFAERFGPVHSATVDVDPSDIFALPMLQTQTRRSAWTDWSKRAGIEAGTGTVTEFEHFYFMLEAAVGGLGVCIAPWPLVADDIAAGRLVAPFGFIESGQDYVALRRRRRNRKAATFCSWLHDVAVEFTSAPETQHDHFAALVRDASSINLASK; encoded by the coding sequence ATGGCGCGCCGCTTGCCCTCCCTGAACTCTCTCCGCGCGTTCGAAGCTGCGGGCCGCCTCGGTTTGATGAAACTGGCCGCCGAGGAACTTCATGTCACCCACAGCGCGATCAGCCGCCAGATCCAGCTCCTCGAAGCCACTCTCGACGTTCGCCTATTCGAGGGGCCGAAACACGCTCCGAAGCTGACCGACACAGGTCGGACATTGCTGCCGGCGCTGAGTGCGGCCTTCGACCAGATGGATGCGGCCGTGCGTCTCGTCGCCGATACGGAGGAAGGTCATCTCGACGTTTCCTGCCTCGGCACGTTTCTGATGAAATGGCTGATCCCGCGCCTGCATCGCTTTCGCCAAAGCCATCCCGCCATCAATATCCGGGTCAGCACCGCAGACACGCAGGTTGATTTTGCGCGGGACAGTTTCGATGTCGCCGTCCGCGTCGGCGCGGGGCCATGGCCCAGTGAGGCTGACGTGGTCCCGCTTTTCGCCGAGCGTTTCGGGCCGGTGCATTCGGCGACGGTCGATGTCGACCCCAGCGATATTTTTGCACTGCCAATGCTGCAAACGCAGACGCGCCGGTCAGCATGGACCGACTGGAGCAAGCGCGCAGGTATCGAAGCGGGAACCGGAACGGTGACTGAGTTCGAGCACTTCTACTTCATGCTCGAAGCGGCTGTAGGCGGCCTCGGCGTGTGCATCGCGCCCTGGCCCCTTGTTGCCGACGACATTGCTGCAGGAAGGCTTGTCGCGCCCTTTGGCTTTATCGAGAGCGGGCAGGATTACGTCGCGCTTCGACGCCGCCGCCGGAACAGGAAGGCGGCGACATTTTGCAGTTGGCTGCACGATGTCGCCGTCGAGTTCACGAGCGCGCCCGAGACCCAGCACGATCATTTCGCGGCGTTGGTCCGCGATGCCTCTTCGATCAACCTGGCAAGCAAATAG
- a CDS encoding glutamate carboxypeptidase — protein sequence MTMSRRIVTEALFAAMALTGAAGTAAAQNQPPSLLTRAEQLVQPFLDSTKKMVSIESPSLDENGLRAMEVELSRQVRELGGEVETVPATVGPGKHVLARWKGRGKSRILLVSHMDTVYPAGILKTFPWRQDGDKVYGPGVLDDKGGIALALMAVRLLKNSGRDANFGAITLLSTTDEEKQSAGSKDLIRTLAREHDVAFVLEFGTPDDRIVLSRKGIGYLRVAVKGKAAHAGAEPEKGCNAAMEMAYQLMQMKDLGRADKQTSVNFTLLSGGERSNIIPAEAKAQADVRVLDPDEFDRLENDAAFLAATKQLFRCSKVQTSLERGRPPFPLSEGTQKLVDQAQSIYGEIGRELKTEASGAGTDGNYTAAAGTTTLDGLGPVGGGAHTTGEEYIQLSLIAPRIYLLARLIEEASRTNAAK from the coding sequence ATGACCATGAGCAGGAGAATCGTGACGGAGGCGCTATTTGCAGCAATGGCGCTCACGGGTGCAGCGGGAACCGCAGCAGCACAGAATCAGCCGCCCTCGCTGCTGACCCGAGCTGAACAGCTCGTCCAGCCTTTCCTCGATTCGACCAAGAAAATGGTCAGCATCGAATCGCCATCGCTCGATGAGAATGGTCTTCGTGCGATGGAAGTCGAGCTGTCGCGGCAGGTCCGCGAGCTCGGCGGTGAGGTGGAAACCGTTCCGGCTACCGTGGGGCCAGGCAAGCACGTCTTGGCTCGTTGGAAGGGGCGCGGGAAAAGCCGCATCCTTCTCGTGTCGCATATGGATACGGTCTATCCCGCAGGTATCCTCAAAACCTTTCCCTGGCGACAGGATGGCGACAAGGTGTACGGGCCTGGTGTCCTCGATGACAAGGGCGGTATCGCGCTTGCGCTCATGGCGGTCCGGCTGCTCAAGAATTCAGGTCGTGACGCAAATTTCGGCGCGATCACGCTGCTGAGTACGACGGATGAGGAGAAGCAATCCGCCGGCTCGAAGGATCTCATCAGGACCCTGGCGCGCGAGCACGACGTTGCGTTCGTCCTGGAGTTTGGCACACCTGACGACAGGATCGTCTTGTCGCGAAAGGGGATCGGCTATCTGCGCGTGGCCGTGAAGGGCAAAGCTGCTCATGCCGGCGCCGAGCCCGAAAAGGGCTGCAATGCAGCCATGGAGATGGCCTACCAGCTTATGCAGATGAAAGACCTTGGGAGAGCTGACAAGCAGACCTCGGTCAACTTCACTCTTCTGAGCGGCGGCGAGCGGAGCAATATCATTCCTGCCGAAGCGAAGGCCCAGGCCGATGTGCGCGTGCTCGATCCCGATGAATTCGACCGGCTGGAGAATGACGCCGCATTTCTGGCCGCGACAAAGCAGCTTTTCCGGTGCTCCAAGGTACAGACGAGCCTTGAGCGAGGACGGCCGCCGTTCCCGCTGAGCGAGGGCACGCAAAAGCTCGTGGATCAGGCGCAGTCCATCTATGGCGAAATCGGGCGTGAACTGAAAACAGAGGCGAGCGGGGCAGGAACGGATGGCAATTACACCGCCGCGGCCGGCACGACGACCTTGGATGGCCTCGGCCCCGTCGGAGGCGGTGCGCATACGACGGGGGAGGAATATATCCAGCTCAGCCTGATCGCTCCCCGTATCTATTTGCTTGCCAGGTTGATCGAAGAGGCATCGCGGACCAACGCCGCGAAATGA